The Nocardioides pantholopis genome window below encodes:
- a CDS encoding ABC transporter permease: MSEVVSTAPETRGPGVGGSLTATVARWLIRLVAVTLGILTILFFLLRLSGDPAAVVAGAGATDEQVQQVRVSLGLDQPLLEQYLHFLADTARLDFGSSLMTGEPALRLVLDRMPATLLLTAVTVVVSVLVGVPLGVLAAARHRRPTGRAVSALAGLVQAVPSFLLGILLLLLLSLKLGWLPTYGSGTPAHLVLPVLTLAALTVARLVRLTRSGMLEALGQDYTRAALARGAGQGRVLWQHALRNALVPLAAFLTIEIAHLISGAVIVESLFAYDGIGRQLVDSIFRRDYPVVQATVFAIAVVVILISAAGELLLRRLDPRIRRAA; this comes from the coding sequence ATGAGCGAGGTCGTCTCGACGGCACCGGAGACCCGCGGACCGGGTGTCGGCGGGTCCCTGACGGCCACCGTCGCCCGCTGGCTGATCCGGCTGGTGGCGGTGACCCTCGGGATCCTGACCATCCTGTTCTTCCTGCTGCGGCTCTCCGGCGACCCGGCCGCGGTGGTGGCGGGCGCCGGGGCGACCGACGAGCAGGTGCAGCAGGTGCGGGTCTCGCTGGGACTGGACCAGCCGCTGCTGGAGCAGTACCTGCACTTCCTGGCCGACACCGCGCGCCTGGACTTCGGCTCCTCGCTGATGACCGGGGAGCCGGCGCTGCGGCTGGTGCTGGACCGGATGCCGGCCACCCTGCTGCTCACCGCCGTGACCGTGGTGGTCTCGGTGCTGGTCGGGGTGCCGCTGGGGGTGCTGGCCGCCGCCCGGCACCGCCGGCCGACCGGCCGGGCCGTGTCCGCGCTCGCCGGCCTGGTCCAGGCGGTCCCGAGCTTCCTGCTGGGCATCCTGCTGCTGCTCCTGCTGAGCCTGAAGCTGGGCTGGCTCCCGACGTACGGGTCCGGCACGCCGGCCCACCTGGTCCTCCCGGTGCTGACGCTGGCGGCGCTCACCGTCGCCCGGCTCGTGCGGCTGACCCGCTCGGGGATGCTCGAGGCCCTCGGGCAGGACTACACCCGCGCCGCGCTGGCCCGCGGAGCCGGCCAGGGCCGGGTGCTGTGGCAGCACGCCCTGCGCAATGCACTGGTCCCGCTCGCGGCGTTCCTCACCATCGAGATCGCACACCTGATCTCGGGTGCGGTGATCGTGGAGTCGCTCTTCGCCTACGACGGGATCGGGCGCCAGCTGGTCGACTCGATCTTCCGCCGGGACTACCCGGTGGTGCAGGCGACGGTGTTCGCGATCGCCGTGGTCGTGATCCTGATCAGCGCCGCCGGCGAGCTGCTGCTGCGTCGCCTGGACCCCCGGATCCGGAGGGCGGCGTGA
- a CDS encoding ABC transporter substrate-binding protein — MTTFETLPNLSRRGLLGLGAGATAVWALASCATDDSSGGGGGKALTGATITLGSTAITSAIDPHAATSNVGRTYAINVFDALVAFDGDGKIAPSLATEWNRADDTTLELTLRDGVTFHSGAAFDGAAVQANVERILSGDPAYSLLVGRLGPITGVEVVEPLKVRISTSSPDPILLNRLTMIDIVDPAMIGADVSVETISGTGPFRVVGYTPSQEVRLERFEEAWQPSESIKSATLVAISDPSALAIAARAGDVDAAFGLPPDQANQLASSHEVQTPSAGSCAICSLIPDVEPKLADPRVREALNMAINHEEFVEAGLGGHGTVSTGQLLQPGYQGYDEALEGFAYDPDAAKALLEEAGATDLELPIVTTSFFKAQAEIVVGYLAAIGVKSRVELQDISAFLGTLLSKSDFPLVYWQTDYFDLQDILSVTRFGPQAPGTQLHFDSPEYAALYEQVAVELDETKRAELIRQMAGILREEAGVLFLGWPKLAFVHAKNVDLRLGGSSLINLQQVVRTA, encoded by the coding sequence ATGACCACCTTCGAGACGCTCCCGAACCTGTCCCGGCGCGGCCTGCTCGGCCTCGGCGCCGGCGCGACGGCGGTCTGGGCCCTCGCCAGCTGCGCCACGGATGACAGCAGCGGGGGAGGCGGCGGCAAGGCGCTCACCGGAGCGACCATCACGCTGGGCTCGACCGCGATCACCAGCGCCATCGACCCGCACGCGGCGACCTCGAACGTCGGCCGCACCTACGCGATCAACGTCTTCGACGCCCTGGTCGCATTCGACGGCGACGGCAAGATCGCGCCGTCCCTGGCGACCGAGTGGAACCGTGCCGACGACACCACGCTCGAGCTCACCCTCCGCGACGGCGTCACCTTCCACAGCGGCGCCGCCTTCGACGGCGCGGCGGTCCAGGCCAACGTCGAGCGGATCCTGTCCGGCGACCCGGCGTACTCGCTGCTGGTCGGGCGGCTCGGACCGATCACCGGAGTGGAGGTCGTCGAGCCGCTCAAGGTCCGGATCTCCACGTCCAGCCCGGACCCGATCCTGCTGAACCGCCTGACGATGATCGACATCGTCGACCCGGCGATGATCGGCGCCGACGTCAGCGTCGAGACGATCTCCGGCACCGGCCCGTTCCGGGTCGTGGGCTACACCCCCTCCCAGGAGGTTCGCCTGGAGCGCTTCGAGGAGGCCTGGCAGCCCTCGGAGAGCATCAAGTCCGCGACCCTGGTCGCGATCTCCGACCCCAGCGCGCTGGCCATCGCCGCGCGCGCCGGCGATGTCGACGCCGCCTTCGGCCTCCCCCCGGACCAGGCCAACCAGCTCGCCAGCAGCCACGAGGTGCAGACCCCGAGCGCCGGGTCCTGCGCGATCTGCTCGCTGATCCCGGACGTCGAGCCGAAGCTGGCCGACCCCCGCGTCCGGGAGGCCCTGAACATGGCGATCAACCACGAGGAGTTTGTCGAGGCCGGCCTCGGCGGCCACGGCACGGTGAGCACCGGCCAGCTGCTGCAGCCGGGCTACCAGGGCTACGACGAGGCGCTGGAGGGGTTCGCCTACGACCCCGACGCCGCCAAGGCCCTGCTGGAGGAGGCCGGCGCGACCGACCTCGAGCTGCCGATCGTGACCACGTCGTTCTTCAAGGCCCAGGCCGAGATCGTCGTCGGCTACCTCGCCGCGATCGGTGTCAAGAGCCGCGTCGAGCTCCAGGACATCTCGGCGTTCCTCGGCACCCTGCTCAGCAAGAGCGACTTCCCGCTGGTGTACTGGCAGACCGACTACTTCGACCTGCAGGACATCCTCAGCGTGACCCGCTTCGGGCCCCAGGCACCCGGGACCCAGCTGCACTTCGACAGCCCCGAGTACGCCGCGCTCTACGAGCAGGTGGCCGTGGAGCTCGACGAGACCAAGCGCGCCGAGCTGATCCGGCAGATGGCCGGCATCCTCCGCGAGGAGGCCGGGGTGCTCTTCCTCGGCTGGCCGAAGCTCGCCTTCGTGCACGCGAAGAACGTCGACCTCCGCCTGGGCGGCTCGTCGCTGATCAACCTGCAGCAGGTCGTCCGGACGGCATGA
- a CDS encoding winged helix-turn-helix transcriptional regulator, producing MSTYGQFCPVAKAMEVLDERWTLLVVRELLYGSTRFNELRRGVPRMSPALLSKRLRSLERAGVVERREAGGRTSYTLTESGRELSGVVEALGSWGVRWIGTLGRADLDPHLLMWDIRRKIPLAAWPRGRTVLAFCFPDVEPRQGRWWMCVTGTGVDVCDDDPGFEVTATVRADLRVLTEIWRGDLSWERALATGLVRVDGPTEVRRGLPRWLGQSEAALVPRP from the coding sequence ATGTCGACGTACGGCCAGTTCTGCCCCGTGGCCAAGGCCATGGAGGTGCTCGACGAGCGCTGGACCCTGCTCGTGGTGCGCGAGCTGCTCTACGGCAGCACCCGCTTCAACGAGCTGCGCCGCGGCGTCCCGCGGATGTCCCCCGCCCTGCTCAGCAAGCGGTTGCGCAGCCTGGAGCGGGCCGGCGTGGTGGAGCGCCGCGAGGCCGGTGGGCGTACGTCGTACACGCTGACCGAGAGCGGGCGGGAGCTGTCCGGGGTCGTCGAGGCCCTCGGCAGCTGGGGGGTGCGCTGGATCGGGACCCTCGGCCGGGCCGACCTGGACCCGCACCTGCTGATGTGGGACATCCGACGCAAGATCCCGCTCGCGGCCTGGCCGCGGGGCCGGACCGTGCTCGCCTTCTGCTTCCCCGACGTCGAGCCGCGCCAGGGGCGCTGGTGGATGTGCGTGACCGGCACCGGGGTGGACGTGTGTGACGACGACCCCGGCTTCGAGGTGACGGCGACGGTCCGCGCCGACCTGCGGGTGCTGACCGAGATCTGGCGCGGCGACCTCTCCTGGGAGCGTGCGCTGGCCACCGGGCTGGTCCGGGTCGACGGTCCCACGGAAGTACGCCGCGGGCTCCCCCGCTGGCTCGGGCAGTCCGAGGCAGCCCTCGTGCCGCGGCCCTGA
- a CDS encoding class I SAM-dependent methyltransferase has product MSASQDSLREPATGNPTGNPTDTALKARHRAMWASGDYPAVAEELIPELGQALVDAVRPRSGQRVLDVAAGSGNAAVPAALAGADVVASDLTPELLDAGRAAAESDGVTLSWEVGDAEQLPYPDASFDAVLSCVGVMFAPQHRAAADELVRVCRAGGTIGLASWTPGGFIGQMFATMKPYAPPPPPGGQPPPLWGDEAHVRDLLGDRVADIEAVRREVVIDRFATPAEFRQYFKDRYGPTIAIYRSLAETPERAAELDDALDALAARSADADGTMRWEYLLLTARRT; this is encoded by the coding sequence ATGAGCGCCAGTCAGGACTCCCTGCGTGAGCCCGCCACGGGCAACCCCACGGGCAACCCCACGGACACCGCGCTGAAGGCCCGGCACCGGGCGATGTGGGCCTCGGGCGACTATCCGGCCGTGGCCGAGGAGCTGATCCCCGAGCTCGGCCAGGCCCTGGTCGACGCGGTGCGGCCCCGGTCGGGCCAGCGCGTGCTCGACGTCGCCGCCGGCTCGGGCAACGCAGCGGTCCCTGCCGCGCTGGCGGGGGCCGACGTGGTCGCCAGCGACCTGACCCCGGAGCTGCTCGACGCCGGCCGCGCGGCGGCGGAGTCCGACGGCGTGACGCTGAGCTGGGAGGTCGGCGACGCGGAGCAGCTGCCCTACCCCGATGCGTCGTTCGACGCGGTGCTCTCCTGCGTGGGGGTGATGTTCGCGCCCCAGCACCGGGCCGCCGCCGACGAGCTGGTCCGGGTCTGCCGGGCGGGCGGCACGATCGGCCTGGCCAGCTGGACCCCCGGAGGCTTTATCGGCCAGATGTTCGCGACGATGAAGCCCTACGCCCCGCCCCCGCCTCCCGGCGGGCAGCCGCCGCCGCTGTGGGGCGACGAGGCCCACGTCCGGGACCTGCTGGGAGACCGGGTGGCCGACATCGAGGCGGTGCGCCGTGAGGTCGTCATCGACCGGTTCGCGACGCCGGCGGAGTTCCGGCAGTACTTCAAGGACCGCTACGGCCCCACCATCGCCATCTACCGCTCCCTCGCCGAGACCCCCGAGCGCGCCGCCGAGCTGGACGACGCCCTCGACGCGCTCGCCGCGCGCTCCGCCGACGCCGACGGCACCATGCGCTGGGAGTACCTGCTGCTCACCGCCCGGCGGACGTAG
- a CDS encoding DUF222 domain-containing protein, whose product MAIDPNPAPLGECDSPAAVLAFVRSRRAVADRAEVELLEAAVAWASMHSVDCLDDAACLPGAEGEVAIAGPGAPLVTEFAPLELGAALGMSSDAARAMLGEAVELAHRLPKTWAAVRAGEVPAWRGRKIAANTLSLPADGAAYVDQHVHSVAGKIGYAALDRLIEEAQVRFDPAGAEEKCRAAADRRHFDLDTGRVSFGGTVVVDGELDLADALDLDSAVARGARVLGELGCAESLDVRRSLAVGEIARRQLALDLDTTPTQVASLSKRCRPRQVVVHVHLTEAAIAGADGLHLARVENSRSFVSADQVKTWCASPDTQVIVKPVIDLADVTHATAYEVPDRMAERVQLNNPTCVFPWCTRSARRGDNDHVVTHRHEREGPPPDDGEYGETTDPNLAPLCRTHHRAKTHTRWSYAKVDETTFLWRTPNGIHLRRDHTGTTIVG is encoded by the coding sequence ATGGCCATCGACCCGAACCCCGCCCCGCTGGGCGAGTGCGACAGCCCCGCTGCGGTGCTGGCCTTCGTGCGGTCTCGCCGGGCTGTTGCGGATCGGGCTGAGGTCGAGCTGCTGGAGGCCGCGGTCGCGTGGGCGTCGATGCACTCGGTCGACTGCCTGGACGACGCGGCCTGCCTCCCGGGTGCCGAGGGTGAGGTCGCGATCGCGGGGCCGGGTGCGCCGCTGGTCACCGAGTTCGCCCCGCTCGAGCTGGGCGCCGCCCTGGGGATGTCCTCGGACGCGGCCCGGGCGATGCTCGGCGAGGCGGTCGAGCTCGCGCACCGGCTCCCCAAGACCTGGGCTGCGGTCCGCGCCGGCGAGGTACCGGCGTGGCGGGGCCGCAAGATCGCGGCGAACACCCTGTCGCTGCCCGCCGACGGCGCTGCGTACGTCGACCAGCACGTTCACAGCGTCGCGGGGAAGATCGGGTACGCCGCCCTGGACCGGCTCATCGAGGAGGCCCAGGTCCGGTTCGACCCCGCCGGAGCGGAGGAGAAGTGCCGCGCCGCGGCGGACCGGCGGCACTTCGACCTGGACACCGGACGGGTCTCGTTCGGCGGGACAGTGGTCGTGGACGGTGAGCTCGACCTCGCCGACGCCCTCGACTTGGACTCCGCGGTCGCCCGCGGCGCCCGGGTCCTCGGCGAACTGGGCTGCGCGGAGTCGTTGGACGTCCGCCGCTCCCTGGCGGTCGGGGAGATCGCCCGCCGCCAGCTCGCCCTGGACCTCGACACCACCCCGACCCAGGTGGCCTCGCTGTCCAAGCGGTGTCGGCCCCGCCAGGTCGTCGTCCACGTCCACCTCACCGAGGCGGCCATCGCCGGCGCGGATGGGCTACATCTGGCCCGGGTCGAGAACAGCCGCTCGTTCGTCTCCGCCGACCAGGTCAAGACCTGGTGCGCGAGCCCCGACACCCAGGTCATCGTCAAGCCGGTCATCGACCTCGCCGACGTCACCCACGCCACCGCCTACGAGGTCCCCGACCGGATGGCCGAGCGCGTCCAGCTCAACAACCCGACCTGTGTCTTCCCGTGGTGCACCCGGAGTGCCCGACGTGGCGACAACGACCACGTCGTCACCCACCGCCACGAACGCGAAGGCCCGCCACCGGATGATGGTGAGTACGGGGAGACCACCGACCCGAACCTCGCGCCCCTGTGTCGCACCCATCACCGGGCCAAGACCCACACCCGGTGGTCGTACGCGAAGGTCGACGAGACCACCTTCCTCTGGCGCACCCCGAACGGCATCCACCTGCGCCGCGACCACACCGGCACCACCATCGTCGGCTGA